The Brachyspira hyodysenteriae ATCC 27164 genome includes a window with the following:
- a CDS encoding metal-sensing transcriptional repressor yields the protein MLIENDLKILSPSEAGEIISNTDNIVILDVRTEMEHNYEGMIEDSISMDFLKPRVFKREISKLDKETPYLLYCSIGKLSIKAAEYMKEEGFKNLYILEGGLKAWNKHFGDNNKVSKFDREEAVERRKRLIIRLNRIEGQIKGMKKMLAKGEYCGDILNQSLAVKAAMGSVNQEIMEVFLNTCMISPKEKEDFFRYMRKLIK from the coding sequence ATGTTAATAGAAAATGATTTAAAGATATTATCTCCTTCGGAGGCTGGTGAAATTATCAGTAATACAGACAATATAGTAATATTGGATGTTAGAACGGAGATGGAACATAATTATGAAGGTATGATTGAAGATTCTATTTCTATGGATTTCCTTAAACCAAGAGTCTTTAAAAGAGAAATATCTAAATTAGACAAAGAAACTCCGTATTTATTGTATTGTTCTATTGGTAAGTTAAGTATAAAAGCAGCAGAATATATGAAAGAAGAGGGATTTAAAAATCTATATATATTAGAAGGCGGATTAAAGGCTTGGAATAAACATTTTGGAGATAATAATAAAGTTTCTAAATTTGATAGAGAAGAGGCTGTAGAAAGAAGAAAAAGACTTATTATTAGATTAAATAGAATTGAAGGACAAATTAAAGGTATGAAAAAAATGCTTGCTAAAGGTGAATATTGCGGAGATATACTCAATCAATCTTTGGCTGTTAAAGCTGCTATGGGAAGTGTCAATCAAGAAATTATGGAAGTGTTTTTGAATACCTGTATGATTTCACCTAAAGAAAAAGAAGATTTCTTTAGATATATGAGAAAACTAATAAAATAA
- the pyrF gene encoding orotidine-5'-phosphate decarboxylase, whose translation MTKLTENPKERLIIALDFNSMGEATKLIDELGDEAVFYKVGLELFLYTKGEIIEYLASKNKKVFLDLKFHDIPNTTAMASLFAAKQNVFMFNVHTSGGKKMMEKTVQEIKKLNKDNLIIGVTILTSLSENDVKNMFSSNLPLTDLAVNWAKLGKESGLDGVVCSPKEAAVIKRECGENFRTICPGVRPKWASTDDQERVMTPKEAIENGCDYLVVGRPITRNEDRVKACKMIVEEIAEGMENNKKAKSRLIAGALLETKAVKLNVKEPFTFVSGIKSPIYCDNRYVIGFPEARKVIVDAFVSILKDKDFDVIAGTATAGIPWASFIAYELNKPLCYIRAEKKEHGRGKQIEGAECDGKKLILIEDLISTGGSSIKAFEAAKAEGAIGLEIISIFTYEFEKAYKNFEEAGIKFSSLSNFSSLMEIAKDEKYITEEELSKALEWNKNPDAWGK comes from the coding sequence ATGACAAAATTAACTGAAAACCCAAAAGAAAGATTAATCATAGCATTAGATTTTAATTCTATGGGAGAAGCTACAAAACTTATAGATGAGCTTGGAGATGAGGCTGTATTTTATAAAGTAGGACTAGAACTCTTTTTATACACTAAAGGTGAAATAATAGAATATTTAGCTAGTAAAAATAAAAAAGTATTTTTAGACTTAAAATTCCATGATATACCTAATACTACAGCTATGGCTTCATTATTCGCTGCTAAACAGAATGTATTTATGTTCAATGTACATACAAGCGGCGGTAAAAAGATGATGGAAAAAACTGTACAAGAGATAAAAAAACTTAATAAAGATAATTTAATAATAGGCGTAACAATATTAACAAGCCTTTCTGAAAATGATGTAAAAAATATGTTCAGCTCTAATTTGCCTCTTACAGATTTGGCAGTTAATTGGGCTAAATTAGGAAAAGAATCCGGACTTGATGGTGTTGTATGCTCTCCTAAAGAAGCAGCTGTTATAAAAAGAGAATGCGGAGAGAATTTCAGAACAATTTGTCCAGGTGTAAGACCTAAATGGGCAAGCACTGATGATCAGGAAAGAGTAATGACTCCTAAAGAAGCTATTGAAAATGGATGTGATTATCTTGTTGTTGGAAGACCTATTACAAGAAATGAAGACAGAGTAAAAGCCTGCAAAATGATTGTTGAAGAAATTGCTGAAGGTATGGAGAATAATAAAAAGGCAAAATCAAGATTGATAGCAGGTGCTTTATTAGAAACTAAAGCGGTTAAACTTAATGTTAAAGAGCCTTTCACATTTGTATCAGGAATAAAAAGCCCTATATACTGCGATAACAGATATGTAATAGGATTCCCTGAAGCAAGAAAGGTTATAGTTGATGCTTTTGTAAGTATTTTAAAAGATAAAGATTTTGATGTTATAGCTGGTACTGCAACAGCAGGAATACCTTGGGCTTCTTTCATAGCTTATGAACTTAATAAACCTTTATGCTATATAAGAGCAGAGAAAAAAGAACATGGAAGAGGAAAACAGATAGAAGGTGCTGAGTGTGATGGTAAGAAATTAATATTGATAGAAGATTTGATATCTACAGGAGGAAGTTCTATAAAGGCATTTGAAGCAGCTAAAGCTGAAGGAGCTATAGGACTTGAAATTATATCAATATTTACTTATGAATTTGAAAAAGCATATAAAAACTTTGAAGAAGCTGGAATTAAATTCTCATCTCTTTCTAATTTCTCATCTCTTATGGAAATAGCTAAAGATGAAAAGTACATAACAGAAGAAGAATTATCCAAAGCTTTAGAATGGAATAAAAATCCTGATGCTTGGGGAAAATAA
- a CDS encoding BatD family protein, producing the protein MEINITAEAELIRIGNTALKYILAVFFIACSSLFSQTSINTKISDTKVGVGEVFTVSVTIDNSSGRVLIDDIPGLTLRGTSQSINMMYSSGTFKSIKTYNFTYVANSEGKYKFDHITVKINNRTYVSNPVEIEVVSAPTRNDDSYTPSGNRFNDFMNYADDIYVDNSINKKEVYMYEPIYITQKAYTHIPVTVLGFSKIPDRTDFISYSDSSKYNTFTEIIEGKRVSSIPLKREVLYPVKTGTKDILTTPFVFEKDGMFYDRVQYGEETFSIKVLPLPDKKGFENFSGGVGNFIFTTRVNKTNVAVGEELLITMEVSGEGNTSIITMPNINDNITNYFSVYQPKIYETNWFDDNKMLGRKVKEYILVAKNEGASSIASINFCYFSPNDKTYTNIHSNPISLTISGSKINNNSFVNNDGEEINTIAIRNTYLKEDKNFKVLSINIIYIYILILIIASLIIYNAKRFSNIKFSFAKKDNKDNSMDDILNYYNSNNRKEYCKSVENLLLTAVKNKFNIQDDNVLYDKLRDYIDYEKANEIKNIIDKCNFELYSGKSSGNEDYHTKSIELVKYIKELKIKK; encoded by the coding sequence ATGGAGATCAATATTACGGCGGAGGCAGAATTGATAAGGATTGGTAATACAGCTTTAAAATATATATTGGCAGTATTTTTTATTGCTTGTTCATCTTTATTTTCTCAAACCAGCATCAATACAAAAATATCAGATACTAAAGTTGGTGTAGGTGAGGTGTTCACTGTTTCTGTAACTATAGATAATAGTTCAGGAAGAGTTTTAATAGATGATATTCCAGGTCTTACATTAAGAGGCACATCTCAGTCAATTAATATGATGTATTCTTCAGGAACTTTCAAATCTATAAAAACATATAATTTTACTTATGTTGCAAATAGCGAAGGTAAATATAAATTTGATCATATAACTGTTAAAATTAATAATAGAACATATGTATCAAATCCTGTAGAGATAGAAGTTGTAAGTGCTCCTACTAGAAATGATGATTCTTATACTCCAAGCGGAAACAGATTCAATGACTTTATGAATTATGCTGATGATATATATGTGGACAATAGTATTAACAAAAAAGAAGTATATATGTATGAGCCTATATATATAACACAAAAGGCTTATACTCATATTCCTGTTACAGTTCTTGGATTTTCTAAGATACCAGACAGAACGGATTTTATTTCATATTCGGATTCTTCAAAGTATAATACTTTCACTGAAATAATAGAAGGAAAAAGAGTAAGCAGTATACCATTAAAAAGAGAAGTTCTTTATCCGGTAAAAACGGGTACTAAGGATATATTAACTACTCCTTTTGTATTTGAAAAAGACGGTATGTTTTATGACAGAGTACAATATGGAGAAGAGACTTTCTCTATAAAAGTGCTTCCTCTTCCTGATAAAAAAGGTTTTGAAAATTTTTCAGGAGGAGTTGGAAATTTTATTTTTACTACAAGAGTAAATAAAACTAATGTTGCTGTGGGAGAAGAGCTTCTAATTACAATGGAAGTTTCCGGCGAAGGTAATACTTCTATAATAACAATGCCTAATATTAATGATAATATTACGAATTATTTTTCTGTTTATCAGCCTAAAATATATGAGACTAATTGGTTTGATGATAATAAAATGCTTGGAAGAAAAGTAAAAGAATATATTTTAGTAGCTAAAAATGAAGGTGCTTCTTCTATTGCTAGTATTAATTTCTGTTATTTTTCTCCTAATGATAAAACTTATACTAATATACATTCTAATCCTATAAGCTTAACAATATCAGGAAGTAAAATTAATAATAATTCTTTTGTTAATAATGACGGTGAAGAAATAAATACTATAGCTATAAGAAATACATATCTTAAAGAAGATAAAAATTTCAAAGTATTAAGTATTAATATAATTTATATTTATATATTAATATTGATAATTGCTTCTTTGATTATTTATAATGCTAAAAGATTTAGTAATATAAAATTTTCATTTGCTAAAAAAGATAATAAAGATAATAGTATGGATGATATTTTAAATTATTATAATTCTAATAACAGAAAAGAGTATTGTAAATCTGTAGAAAATCTTTTACTTACTGCTGTAAAAAATAAATTTAATATACAAGATGATAATGTTTTGTATGATAAATTAAGAGATTATATTGATTATGAAAAAGCTAATGAGATAAAAAATATAATTGATAAATGTAATTTTGAATTGTATTCAGGTAAATCATCAGGAAATGAAGATTATCATACAAAATCTATAGAATTAGTAAAATATATAAAAGAATTAAAAATTAAAAAGTAA
- a CDS encoding vWA domain-containing protein: protein MFFGDFKFIVLYIFLPVLIILFIMSRRKVHKVLSIFTKNLNFQNDKNYKRISNLRIFSIIFMILASASLVFALMQPKWGIIEQKIKTDNYMVTIALDLSRSMDADDVWPSRLERAKLEIEKFVKKTDNLSVALVGFAGTSFIASPFTQDMETFTYILDNLTTKSVTLQGTRIADALVTAKNTFNVDAVSKKSIILITDGEDHGGYFDDILKQLNEMNVSVYTVGVGTEVGATISTDLGVREKSVVSKRDDNTLKLIADSTHGKSYIAENVSLESIFDDMKQSMDSVSAVRNNRSYKERFQIFLAISAGLIFLASIFNILTQIKVRETIKEKIIREKILNRKSEVRNY from the coding sequence ATGTTTTTTGGAGATTTTAAATTTATTGTTTTATATATATTTCTTCCTGTACTGATAATTTTATTTATTATGTCTAGAAGAAAAGTGCATAAAGTTTTATCAATATTTACTAAAAACTTGAATTTTCAAAATGATAAAAATTATAAAAGAATATCAAATTTGAGAATATTTTCTATTATATTTATGATACTTGCATCTGCAAGCTTGGTATTTGCTTTGATGCAGCCTAAATGGGGAATAATAGAGCAGAAAATTAAAACAGATAATTATATGGTAACGATCGCATTAGACTTATCAAGATCAATGGATGCTGACGATGTATGGCCTTCAAGACTTGAAAGGGCAAAATTAGAAATAGAAAAATTTGTTAAAAAAACCGATAATTTATCTGTAGCATTGGTAGGTTTTGCAGGAACTAGTTTTATAGCTTCTCCTTTTACTCAGGATATGGAAACATTTACTTATATACTTGATAATTTGACAACTAAATCAGTTACTTTACAAGGTACTAGAATAGCAGATGCTTTAGTTACAGCTAAGAATACTTTTAATGTTGATGCTGTAAGTAAAAAATCTATTATATTAATAACTGACGGTGAAGATCATGGCGGTTATTTTGATGATATATTAAAGCAATTAAATGAAATGAATGTCAGTGTATATACTGTTGGAGTTGGAACTGAGGTAGGGGCTACTATAAGTACAGATTTAGGAGTTAGAGAAAAATCAGTTGTTTCAAAAAGAGATGATAATACATTAAAATTAATAGCTGATTCTACTCATGGAAAAAGCTATATTGCAGAAAATGTTTCACTTGAAAGTATATTTGATGATATGAAGCAGAGTATGGATAGTGTTTCAGCTGTTAGAAATAATAGAAGCTATAAAGAAAGATTTCAAATATTTTTGGCTATTTCTGCAGGTTTGATATTTTTGGCAAGTATATTTAATATTTTAACTCAAATAAAGGTGAGAGAAACAATTAAAGAAAAAATAATAAGAGAGAAAATACTTAATAGAAAGTCTGAAGTTAGGAATTATTAA
- a CDS encoding ATP-binding protein, protein MKRRIIKIDEDKCTGCGICIPDCPEGALQVIDGKARLISDLFCDGLGACIKACPENAMEIEEREAEEYDESKVMENIVKGGANVIKAHLEHLRDHGEDKLFNEAVKYLKDHNMEVPNMEENKQCGCPGSMQKDMRNQFRGENNNNNIQMNSELRNWPIQLKLMNPNANYLDNADLLIAADCVPFSYPNFHSRFLKNKTLLMFCPKLDTDIDSYIEKLVNIFTNKNIKSISIVRMEVPCCGGVEMIVQKALEIANKNIIIKEYIISIDGHII, encoded by the coding sequence ATGAAAAGAAGAATAATAAAAATTGATGAAGATAAATGCACAGGCTGCGGAATATGCATACCAGATTGCCCAGAAGGAGCTTTGCAGGTAATAGACGGAAAGGCAAGACTTATAAGCGATTTATTCTGCGATGGGCTTGGTGCTTGTATAAAGGCTTGTCCTGAAAATGCTATGGAGATAGAAGAAAGAGAAGCTGAAGAATATGATGAAAGTAAAGTAATGGAAAATATTGTAAAAGGCGGTGCAAATGTTATAAAAGCACATCTTGAACATTTAAGAGATCATGGAGAAGATAAGCTCTTTAATGAAGCTGTAAAATATTTAAAAGATCATAATATGGAGGTTCCTAATATGGAAGAAAATAAACAATGCGGATGTCCAGGAAGCATGCAAAAAGATATGAGAAATCAATTCAGAGGAGAAAATAATAATAACAATATACAAATGAATTCAGAATTAAGAAATTGGCCTATACAATTAAAATTAATGAATCCTAATGCTAATTATTTAGATAATGCCGACTTACTTATAGCTGCTGACTGTGTGCCTTTTTCTTATCCGAATTTTCATTCTAGATTTTTGAAAAATAAAACTCTTTTGATGTTCTGCCCAAAATTAGATACTGATATAGACAGTTATATAGAAAAACTAGTTAACATATTTACAAACAAAAATATTAAATCTATATCCATAGTAAGAATGGAAGTTCCTTGCTGCGGAGGAGTTGAAATGATAGTTCAGAAAGCACTTGAAATTGCTAATAAGAACATAATAATTAAGGAATATATAATTTCAATAGATGGCCATATAATTTAA
- a CDS encoding FAD-dependent oxidoreductase, protein MKKILIVGGVAGGASAAARLRRLNEEDKIIMFEKGPHVSFSNCSLPYHIGGLIPNEETLLLMNPEKFLKQFNVDARVNSEVVAIDRKNKEVTVVSEGREYKESYDKLILSMGAKPIVPPIKGIEKVNVFTVRNVVDISKIHNFLKGKSNAKVSVIGGGFIGIEMAENLKKVGYDVTIVEALPQIMKPFDYDMVQILHREIMDNGVNLIVNDKVDSFDTNTVILGSGKKIEADAVILAIGVSPETDIAAKAGIELGKTKGIKVDSTYRTNDKDIYAVGDAIEVYSPLFNDYYRLPLAGPAQKQARAVADHINGRTVDNRGFISSSVIKVFGYNGASTGLSEGFIKAMNLNIDYDTVEIIPFDGVSIMPTARLMHFKLIYEVPTGKVLGAQAIGKGNVDKRIDVIATIIKFGGTIDDLKDLELCYAPSFGTAKDVVNFAGYVASNLRNGDYKQVHYSQVRELVEKDAYFLDVRMPEDFAVGHLEKAVNIPLGALRSRYNEIPKDRTVYITCKTGLTSYTACKILQNIGFNNVVNVSGGFIGLSQYEYFNDKTTGRKPILTGYFG, encoded by the coding sequence ATGAAAAAAATATTAATAGTAGGAGGTGTTGCAGGCGGTGCTTCTGCTGCAGCAAGACTTAGAAGATTAAATGAGGAAGATAAAATAATAATGTTTGAAAAGGGGCCTCATGTGTCTTTTTCTAATTGTTCTCTTCCTTATCATATAGGCGGGCTTATTCCTAATGAAGAAACTTTACTTTTAATGAATCCTGAGAAATTTTTAAAGCAGTTTAATGTAGATGCAAGAGTTAATAGTGAAGTTGTTGCTATAGATAGAAAAAATAAAGAAGTTACAGTTGTATCTGAAGGCAGAGAGTATAAAGAAAGTTATGATAAGCTTATACTTTCAATGGGTGCTAAACCTATAGTACCTCCTATAAAGGGAATTGAAAAAGTTAATGTATTTACTGTAAGAAATGTTGTTGATATAAGCAAAATACATAACTTTCTTAAAGGAAAGTCAAATGCTAAGGTATCTGTTATAGGCGGCGGATTTATAGGTATTGAAATGGCTGAAAATTTGAAGAAGGTTGGATATGATGTAACTATAGTAGAAGCATTACCTCAAATAATGAAGCCTTTCGATTATGATATGGTTCAAATTTTGCATAGAGAAATTATGGACAATGGAGTTAATTTGATAGTTAATGACAAAGTTGATAGTTTCGATACAAATACAGTAATTTTAGGTTCAGGCAAAAAAATAGAAGCTGATGCTGTTATACTTGCTATAGGCGTTTCTCCTGAAACTGATATTGCTGCTAAAGCTGGAATAGAATTAGGAAAAACTAAAGGCATAAAAGTAGATTCAACATACAGAACTAATGATAAAGATATTTATGCAGTTGGAGATGCTATAGAGGTTTATAGTCCTTTATTCAATGATTATTACAGACTTCCTCTAGCAGGACCTGCTCAGAAACAGGCTAGGGCAGTTGCTGATCATATCAATGGAAGAACAGTTGATAATAGAGGATTCATAAGTTCATCAGTTATTAAGGTGTTTGGATATAACGGAGCTTCTACAGGACTTTCTGAAGGCTTCATTAAAGCTATGAATTTGAATATAGATTATGATACTGTTGAAATTATTCCTTTTGATGGCGTATCAATTATGCCTACAGCAAGATTAATGCATTTCAAACTCATATATGAAGTACCTACAGGAAAAGTATTGGGTGCTCAGGCTATAGGTAAAGGAAATGTTGATAAGAGAATAGATGTAATAGCAACTATTATAAAATTCGGAGGAACTATAGATGATCTTAAAGATTTAGAATTATGCTATGCTCCTTCATTCGGAACTGCTAAAGATGTTGTTAATTTTGCAGGTTATGTTGCTTCTAATTTAAGAAATGGAGATTATAAACAGGTTCATTATAGTCAAGTTAGAGAATTGGTTGAAAAAGATGCTTATTTCTTAGATGTAAGAATGCCTGAAGATTTTGCAGTAGGACATTTAGAAAAAGCTGTTAATATACCTCTTGGAGCTTTAAGAAGCAGATATAATGAGATACCTAAAGATAGAACAGTATATATAACTTGTAAAACTGGTCTTACTAGTTATACAGCATGCAAAATACTTCAAAATATCGGATTTAATAATGTTGTAAATGTTTCAGGCGGATTTATCGGTTTATCTCAGTATGAATATTTTAATGATAAAACTACTGGAAGAAAACCTATATTGACAGGATATTTCGGATAA
- a CDS encoding dihydroorotate dehydrogenase encodes MSRLNINFLGKELKNNVITSSGCFGFGEEYSNYFDVNELGAVNLKGITLNKKDGNKGTRIAETPSGMINCIGLENPGIEYFKDNIIKNIKYSAPIILNINGATIDEYVKVAEIANEIERVDFIELNISCPNVKNGGMAFGASCESAESTTKAVKKVLSKKTLIVKLSPNVTDIASIAKAVEDAGADSVSLVNTFLSMKIDTKTRKPLLGNIFGGLSGACIRPIAVRMVYQVYKAVKIPIVGMGGITNYNDALEFILAGASLVSIGAGIFSNPILPIEVINGIDNYLKENNISNIKDIIGAAHL; translated from the coding sequence ATGAGCAGATTAAATATAAATTTTTTAGGAAAAGAATTAAAAAATAATGTTATAACATCTTCAGGCTGTTTCGGATTCGGTGAAGAATACAGCAATTATTTTGATGTTAATGAACTTGGAGCAGTTAACTTAAAAGGCATAACATTAAATAAAAAAGACGGCAATAAAGGTACTCGTATAGCGGAAACTCCTTCAGGTATGATAAACTGCATAGGACTTGAAAATCCTGGAATAGAGTATTTTAAAGATAATATAATAAAAAATATAAAATATTCTGCCCCTATAATACTCAATATAAATGGTGCTACTATAGATGAATATGTAAAAGTAGCTGAAATAGCAAATGAAATAGAAAGAGTTGATTTTATAGAGCTTAATATATCATGTCCTAATGTAAAAAATGGAGGAATGGCATTTGGAGCAAGCTGTGAAAGTGCCGAATCTACTACAAAGGCTGTAAAAAAAGTTCTTAGCAAAAAGACTTTAATAGTAAAATTATCTCCGAATGTTACAGATATAGCAAGTATAGCAAAAGCAGTTGAAGATGCTGGGGCTGACAGTGTATCACTTGTAAATACATTCTTATCTATGAAAATAGATACTAAAACTAGAAAACCATTACTTGGAAATATATTTGGTGGATTATCAGGTGCATGCATACGTCCTATAGCTGTAAGAATGGTTTATCAAGTATATAAGGCAGTAAAAATACCTATTGTTGGTATGGGCGGTATCACTAATTATAATGATGCTTTAGAGTTTATACTTGCTGGTGCATCTTTAGTTTCTATAGGTGCCGGAATATTTTCAAACCCTATTCTTCCTATAGAGGTTATAAATGGAATAGATAATTATCTTAAAGAAAATAATATCAGCAATATAAAAGATATAATAGGAGCAGCACATTTATAA
- a CDS encoding SH3 domain-containing protein, producing the protein MKKLIIVLLLFQSYYLCSAADLDKLNNLFESANKLYNDGKYLEANYLYKDIAASNFVSKDLYYNLASSYAAIGSNGYAVLYYEKALNISPFDKETKVMINSLTGNNDYDSQLIIIMYGFLMLFLISFTLMIIMFIKSKKINKFLLMLSIVLLIPTAILNNNINSDYVITIDNANLYSGSSTKSSIVSQISEGEKLKVLEEYTNWYYVKGNFKGWISKSSAEKI; encoded by the coding sequence ATGAAAAAATTAATTATAGTATTACTTTTGTTTCAATCATATTATTTATGCAGTGCAGCTGATTTGGATAAATTAAATAATTTATTTGAATCTGCTAATAAACTTTATAATGACGGCAAATATTTAGAGGCTAATTATTTGTATAAAGATATTGCAGCATCTAATTTTGTTTCAAAAGATTTGTATTATAATTTAGCTTCATCTTATGCGGCTATTGGAAGCAATGGATATGCAGTTCTTTATTATGAAAAGGCTTTGAATATATCTCCTTTTGATAAGGAAACAAAAGTGATGATAAATTCATTAACAGGCAATAATGATTATGATTCACAGCTTATAATTATAATGTATGGATTTTTAATGCTGTTTTTAATCTCTTTTACTTTAATGATAATAATGTTTATAAAGAGTAAAAAAATAAATAAATTTTTATTAATGCTTTCGATAGTTCTTTTAATACCTACTGCAATATTAAATAATAATATAAATTCTGATTATGTAATAACAATAGATAATGCCAATCTATACAGCGGAAGCAGTACAAAGTCATCTATAGTTTCACAAATATCTGAAGGCGAGAAATTGAAAGTACTTGAAGAATATACTAATTGGTATTATGTTAAAGGTAATTTCAAAGGCTGGATAAGTAAAAGTTCTGCTGAAAAAATATAA
- a CDS encoding dihydroorotate dehydrogenase electron transfer subunit, whose product MFLEDCIIINNIKISNDKYLIRVKSKESYKHAKAGQFFMLKSNTFLRRPISLHYIDNDILEFYYQVKGEGTEYLSKLKENDTINIQGPLGNGFDTNINNKKILIVAGGMGIAPIKLLIEKLNNSNNSITLIMGGADSSAIKIMDRFNTNNIDLHITTDDGSVGDKCNTVDKTKELLKEKTFDIIYTCGPTVMMKALIKTAKENNILCYASLEERMACGVNACLGCNIEIKDEKSGYILKKVCHDGPVFNAELLNF is encoded by the coding sequence ATGTTTTTAGAAGATTGCATAATAATAAATAATATAAAAATATCAAATGATAAATATCTGATTAGAGTAAAATCAAAAGAAAGCTATAAACATGCCAAAGCAGGACAATTCTTCATGCTTAAAAGTAATACTTTTTTAAGACGTCCAATAAGTCTGCATTATATCGATAATGATATACTTGAATTTTATTATCAAGTAAAAGGCGAAGGCACAGAGTATTTATCAAAATTAAAAGAAAATGATACTATTAATATTCAAGGGCCATTAGGAAACGGATTTGATACAAATATCAATAATAAAAAAATATTAATAGTAGCAGGAGGAATGGGAATAGCCCCTATTAAACTTTTAATAGAAAAATTAAACAATTCCAATAACTCTATAACATTGATAATGGGCGGCGCCGATTCAAGTGCAATAAAAATAATGGACAGATTCAATACCAATAATATTGATTTACACATTACAACTGATGACGGTTCTGTCGGTGATAAATGCAATACAGTTGATAAAACTAAAGAATTATTAAAAGAAAAAACTTTTGATATTATATACACTTGCGGCCCTACGGTTATGATGAAAGCATTGATTAAAACGGCTAAAGAAAATAATATACTTTGCTATGCCTCACTTGAAGAGAGAATGGCTTGCGGAGTTAATGCATGCTTAGGCTGCAATATAGAAATAAAAGATGAAAAGTCTGGATATATACTTAAAAAAGTTTGTCATGACGGCCCTGTATTCAATGCTGAATTATTAAACTTTTAA
- a CDS encoding tetratricopeptide repeat protein produces the protein MKMKKISLLIIIFLLSFISNIYAFSFNEFTAKLDVDRANRLMKKGDYDGAVSLYEKALSKVPNSPEIFYNMGTTMSSIGDMNSAVQLFDMAKKSFTDNTSKEMKSSVHYNAGLSRIEMEDYQGAINELVESLVNTPDDSNSKMALEYAQKKLEEQKQNNNAGPSMQQNQDQNQQGQSDNNNSGSGNNDQNNQDNQNNDNQDNQNNQNDQNQDNQNNQNNQNDQNNNNQDNQNNDGNNDNQNNNGGDNNQDNQNNNGGDNNQNDNQDSKSDIDRLLESLRQYRKDKDNGDQYYGGGRIDKDW, from the coding sequence ATGAAAATGAAAAAAATCAGTTTATTGATTATAATATTTTTATTGAGCTTTATTTCAAATATATATGCTTTTTCATTCAATGAGTTTACAGCAAAACTAGATGTTGACAGAGCAAACAGACTTATGAAGAAAGGCGATTATGACGGAGCTGTAAGTTTATATGAAAAGGCTTTAAGTAAAGTACCTAATTCCCCTGAAATATTTTATAATATGGGTACTACTATGTCATCTATAGGCGATATGAACAGTGCTGTACAATTATTTGATATGGCTAAAAAAAGCTTTACAGATAATACAAGTAAAGAAATGAAAAGCTCAGTACATTATAATGCAGGACTTAGTAGAATTGAAATGGAAGATTATCAGGGTGCTATAAATGAATTAGTTGAATCTCTTGTTAATACTCCAGATGACAGCAATTCAAAAATGGCATTAGAATATGCACAGAAAAAATTAGAAGAACAAAAACAGAATAATAATGCAGGTCCTAGTATGCAGCAGAATCAAGATCAAAATCAGCAAGGACAAAGCGATAATAATAACAGCGGTTCTGGAAATAATGATCAAAATAATCAAGATAATCAGAATAATGATAATCAGGATAATCAAAATAATCAAAACGATCAAAATCAAGATAATCAAAATAATCAGAACAATCAAAACGATCAGAATAATAATAATCAAGATAATCAAAATAATGATGGAAATAATGATAATCAGAATAACAATGGCGGAGACAATAATCAGGATAACCAAAATAATAATGGCGGAGATAATAATCAAAATGACAATCAAGACAGTAAATCAGATATAGATAGATTATTAGAGTCTTTAAGACAGTATAGAAAAGATAAAGATAATGGAGATCAATATTACGGCGGAGGCAGAATTGATAAGGATTGGTAA